The Caenorhabditis elegans chromosome II genome has a segment encoding these proteins:
- the znfx-1 gene encoding NFX1-type zinc finger-containing protein 1 homolog (Confirmed by transcript evidence) has translation MVRNLAPPGLPPPGISISNSSPPGLSSVSPIPRADTRESRYSTPQPPGLSIPAPPGISLPTPPGISLQNHQNDQFEQAHSTISRMSENSSSSRRRFRDEEVQEEEGDHILSSEDVHAARNVCETKILVRGVPQKNDSELSKLINGSKLYVRFERPFVKLAHNLELLYVVNYAISSRKSIVRDHSKAIIRGLFEKDFLLKLKSKFLESSFDNDTWTPEGTELLFEIFHLFFTTARYKGGFMLTLPRFAPSWHDFSMAFDIADMDGLEEAGVGDDELRNLRRLIGYIETWIKRAERERNPSPLALRSYSVYEKAGSSDSGRQVLSESRGAGSSNVYGHDEVDFVDHRRRDEFGHRDNYRTENRRHKSPDNFGEVHRRLDEQQQQRHEDESSRYRDDSRQSRRADDRRDQYQYNESTSMENHLGFHNGGGTVSEHSRDDKFVSPQNCEEKRKYCEEDTDAKPQQPYRFEEIKFEPIWVKCEKSEPPEDFKTLPSVPVLSEYVNPVEPYLRRIQDDGKYKSVHHYLDVQFRLLKEDLVSPLRDGIDLYKKNGTCKGRRIEGAPCSDISIFNVEKVDGKQVTERDGYEMRIIWPAQYDILKLLDNDREMKELGLVMLSCDRFKEDFHLGHIQSSYLMRNGSLHFAVHEETSPFKPNTTYQMAQGTSYLPCYKHVLENLKRISSFKPLPFERYLVHGSKIIFRPNFQQAEKSEYQISEEKKLMKTYNELRSLAACARYTKGKPIPRGVDDDDEDYEFSKSRELSKEDIDLEYRQLQEPIFRPLVGVDIKDSNLIQINKKWYNVSRLLDEFHPDYMDESQRLAFCNTFKYELSLIQGPPGTGKTHIGVQIVKTILQNRSYWKITEPILVVCFTNSGLDNLLERIYQMIENDEELSKDNGRPKIIRFGSKCDSNYLKRQNVMRQDVYEQYKSKVSDGAQKKMSKAGAARRHKADNLAISSYTLFCSRNKLLSYEMLSRVMDPNHQMEIQQFTYDHVDTKGIPLSPDEAIGCWLLERDFGKATKSQTKKAKKPKFQGAQLDSEDENKDYFTVEDSDDEEDELDDEKLLDKLFEKMNLECSGADILSAVHASHADEYYTKGPWEIVQDKRPSVVVLMEKKTKPCNAKFTVDEQINNLVSEIKDMILSSQPVPKKDLNDIKYIFSLARLKRWSLYITWCDALRSIVTENLPRQIREYREACENFKNAQNRVDAEIMRMTMIIGATTTGCSRLRPTLEKVGPRILIVEEAAEVLEAHIISAMISTVEHVVMIGDHKQLRPNPAVHELGVAYGLRISMFERLVERGLPFSQLRQQHRMNLTISDKIVKLSFYDNVTDAENVGLYPDVQGMATNLFFWSHTSMEESPDEVSWLNKHEISMTVALVKHLLKQNYTTNDIVVLATYSAQKNLMYREYANVFGSTPDSNVIPVETVDSFQGKERKIVIVSLVRSHRGGRENTGIGFLAVANRICVALTRAQHGMYIIGNGAYIMNNSELWNKIVNNLRRSNLIEYNLPLKCVAHGNIVTVKDPQDFATKSPEGGCMQKCDTKKFCGHVCERLCHPNMEEEHLQRCLYNCDKKCSNPQFQHRCKKACYEECGSCLYLVEVTLDCGHRITTPCSRINSSKCDQSCTKKLLCGHACAAKCGEECTLVSECSQLVGMPLSCGHIKQLTCSKISANEIDLTCDQRCEKTMLACPHKCAEICGQPCTVECMEVVNVTLGCSHSQDVVCSSFMPGMTDHIECLTKVPKTLSPCKHTELVLCKQAPSTKLCTRRCTSYLEKCGHTCENDCGICFTTKTHICQNMCQKVLNCGHTCSAKCGESCPPCKAFCTNKCEHQSCGAGERGFGRDCSKLCALCVNNCSNKCAHRSCTLKCFEECNVKPCTEPCTDKLKCGHACLGICGEQCPKICGTCERNKYIECVSGTSSTSRVHRLIMIPKCYHVFPVEVLDDHVKKQKEANEKLKCPKCSAFIVGVLRYARYTKKYYLNENMRKLESNIRNIHQSTLEGRVFQAVQDSIGEIRNVTTNLTNASEDILRNFHQKILDIRTSAETFKGKPEHKFKFASLLQVANCCLAITRLLSVSSKFRVSRRKDIPPTFDLMSVRVLGDMPFPKLIDELNRVNIHLSNTYETFMPGAIIPKLKWLISRMTVLQQLTSMCHQLVLEKKDIADSDAHAINDACLNMFRYNEQHNYALNIENFEAIVVKVAPKLLEPTPKFWSWRRLQVPEL, from the exons ATGGTCAGAAACCTCGCCCCCCCAGGGCTCCCGCCGCCTGGAATTTCGATTTCAAACAGTTCGCCTCCTGGATTATCTTCAGTTTCGCCAATTCCCCGAGCAGATACACGCGAATCCCGTTATTCCACCCCTCAACCACCCGGATTGTCAATTCCAGCACCACCTGGAATATCTCTTCCAACTCCACCAGgaatatctcttcaaaatcaTCAGAATGATCAATTCGAGCAAGCTCATAGTACCATTTCGAGAATGAGCGAGAATAGTTCATCTTCGAGGCGTCGATTCCGCGATGAAGAAGTTcaggaagaagaaggagatCATATTCTATCGTCTGAAGATGTACATGCTGCGCGGAACGTGTGTGAAACCAAAATCCTTGTTAGAGGAGTTCCGCAAAAGAACGATTCTGAGTTG tccaAGCTCATCAACGGATCAAAACTATACGTACGGTTCGAACGTCCGTTTGTAAAACTAGCTCACAATCTAGAACTTCTCTACGTTGTCAATTATGCTATCAGTTCTCGAAAAAGTATTGTTCGGGATCACAGTAAAGCAATTATTCGCGGATTGTTCGAAAAGGATTTTCTACTGAAGCTCAAAAGTAAATTCCTGGAAAGCTCGTTTGACAATGACACGTGGACTCCCGAGGGTACAGAATTGCTATTCGAAAtctttcatttgtttttcacaacGGCTCGATACAAGGGTGGATTCATGCTGACACTTCCGAGATTT GCGCCGTCTTGGCATGATTTCTCGATGGCTTTCGATATTGCTGACATGGATGGACTTGAGGAAGCTGGTGTGGGTGATGATGAGCTTAGAAATCTTAGGAGGCTGATTGGTTACATTGAAACATGGATCAAACGGGCAGAACGGGAACGAAACCCCAGTCCATTGGCGCTGCGGTCATATTCAGTGTACGAAAAAGCTGGTTCTTCTGACAGTGGACGCCAAGTTTTATCTGAAAGTCGAGGTGCAGGTTCCAGCAATGTTTATGGTCATGACGAGGTGGATTTCGTCGATCACAGACGCAGAGACGAGTTCGGACATCGTGATAACTACCGGACAGAAAACCGTCGCCATAAAAGCCCGGACAATTTTGGAGAAGTTCACAGAAGGCTCGAtgagcaacaacaacaacgaCATGAGGATGAATCATCAAGATATCGCGATGACTCGAGACAGTCTCGACGAGCAGATGATAGAAGAGATCAATATCAGTACAACGAATCAACATCTATGGAAAATCACTTGGGGTTTCACAACGGCGGTGGCACCGTCAGTGAGCACTCACGAGATGATAAATTCGTTTCGCCtcaaaattgtgaagaaaaaCGCAAATATTGCGAAGAGGACACAGATGCGAAACCACAACAACCATATCGCTTTGAGGAGATAAAATTCGAACCAATTTGggtgaaatgtgaaaaatcagaacCGCCAGAGGATTTTAAG acgttGCCTTCTGTTCCTGTTTTGTCCGAGTATGTTAATCCAGTAGAGCCCTATCTCCGTCGGATCCAAGATGATGGAAAATACAAGTCTGTTCATCACTACCTTGATGTCCAATTTCGTCTACTGAAGGAGGACTTAGTGAGCCCACTTCGAGACGGAATTGATTTGTACAAAAAGAATGGAACTTGTAAAGGACGTAGAATTGAAGGAGCGCCTTGTTCGgatatctcaattttcaatgtcgAAAAGGTTGACGGAAAACAGGTTACTGAACGTGATGGATATGAAATGAGAATCATATGGCCAGCACAATACGATATTTTAAAGTTACTCGATAACGATCGTGAGATGAAGGAGTTGGGATTAGTGATGCTTTCGTGTGATAGATTTAAAGAAGACTTTCATCTAGGACACATTCAATCATCATATTTGATGAGAAATGGCTCACTTCATTTTGCTGTCCATGAGGAAACGTCGCCTTTCAAACCGAACACAACATATCAAATGGCGCAAGGAACATCATATCTGCCGTGTTACAAGCATGTTCTTGAGAACTTGAAACGTATCAGCTCATTCAAACCACTCCCCTTCGAAAGATATCTTGTCCATGGTAGTAAGATCATTTTTCGGCCAAACTTTCAACAAGCTGAGAAAAGCGAGTATCAGATTTCCGAGGAGAAGAAGTTGATGAAAACCTATAATGAACTTCGTTCTCTAGCAGCATGTGCACGATATACGAAAGGAAAGCCTATTCCTCGAGGAGTTGACGATGATGACGAAGATTATGAATTTAGCAAGTCTCGTGAACTGTCAAAAGAGGATATCGATCTCGAATATAGACAACTGCAAGAGCCGATTTTCAGGCCTCTCGTAGGAGTTGATATAAAAG ATAGCAATCTAATCCAAATCAACAAGAAATGGTATAACGTGTCCCGCCTTCTTGACGAATTCCACCCCGATTATATGGATGAAAGCCAGAGATTAGCATTTTGCAACACATTCAAATACGAGCTTTCGTTGATTCAAGGACCACCAGGAACTGGAAAAACGCATATTGGAGTTCAAATTGTGAAGACTATTCTCCAGAATCGTTCATATTGGAAAATCACCGAACCAATCTTGGTGGTTTGTTTCACCAACTCCGGTCTAGACAATTTGTTGGAAAGAATCTATCAAATGATTGAAAACGATGAAGAACTTTCGAAAGATAATGGAAGGCCAAAGATTATACGGTTCGGAAGTAAATGTGATTCGAATTATCTTAAGCGACAGAATGTGATGAGGCAAGATGTCTATGAGCAGTACAAGTCAAAAGTGTCGGATGGTGCTCAAAAGAAAATGTCAAAGGCTGGTGCAGCTAGACGACATAAAGCTGACAATCTTGCGATTTCTAGTTACACTCTTTTCTGCTCTAGGAA CAAGCTTCTGTCTTACGAAATGCTTTCTCGTGTGATGGACCCGAATCATCAGAtggaaattcaacaatttacATATGATCACGTCGACACCAAAGGAATTCCATTGAGTCCTGACGAAGCAATCGGTTGTTGGTTGTTAGAAAGAGATTTCGGAAAAGCCACGAAATCACAGACGAAGAAAGCGAAGAAACCGAAATTCCAAGGTGCACAACTAGATTCGGAAGACGAAAACAAAGACTATTTCACGGTTGAGGATAgcgatgatgaagaagatgaattGGATGACGAAAAGCTCTTGgataaacttttcgaaaagatGAAT CTCGAATGCTCTGGAGCCGACATCTTGAGTGCCGTCCACGCTTCCCACGCCGATGAGTATTATACCAAAGGACCCTGGGAGATTGTGCAAGACAAGCGACCAAGTGTGGTTGTTTTGATGGAGAAGAAAACGAAACCG TGTAACGCAAAGTTCACCGTTGATgagcaaatcaacaatttggTCTCCGAAATCAAGGACATGATTTTATCAAGCCAACCAGTTCCAAAGAAGGATTTGAACGATATCAAGTACATTTTCAGTCTCGCCCGTTTGAAACGGTGGTCTTTGTATATTACCTGGTGTGATGCCTTG agatcgATTGTCACGGAAAATCTTCCCAGACAGATTCGGGAGTACCGAGAAGCttgtgaaaacttcaaaaatgctcagaaTAGAGTGGATGCAGAGATCATGAGAATGACAATGATCATCGGAGCGACGACAACCGGTTGTTCACGTCTTCGCCCTACTCTCGAGAAAGTTGGACCACGGATTCTCATTGTGGAAGAAGCGGCGGAAGTGCTCGAAGCTCATATTATTTCGGCAATGATTTCAACTGTCGAGCATGTTGTGATGATTGGAGATCATAAACAATTACGTCCAAATCCAGCTGTACATGAATTGGGAGTTGCGTACGGATTAAGAATTTCCATGTTCGAAAGACTTGTGGAGCGTGGTTTGCCTTTTTCACAGCTCCGTCAACAACATCGTATGAATTTAACCATTTCTGATAAAATCGTCAAACTATCATTTTATGATAA TGTTACCGATGCGGAAAATGTTGGTCTTTATCCAGATGTTCAAGGAATGGCTACCAACCTATTCTTCTGGTCTCACACAAGTATGGAAGAAAGTCCAGATGAAGTATCTTGGCTGAACAAACACGAGATTTCCATGACAGTTGCGCTTGTGAAACACCTGTTAAAGCAGAACTATACCACCAATGAT attgttGTTTTGGCCACATATTCAGCTCAGAAGAATTTGATGTATCGTGAATATGCAAATGTTTTCGGATCAACACCGGACTCAAATGTCATTCCAGTCGAAACTGTTGACAGCTTCCAAGGAAAG GaacgaaaaattgttattgtGTCCCTGGTTAGATCACATCGTGGTGGAAGAGAAAACACTGGAATCGGATTTCTGGCTGTTGCCAATCGAATCTGTGTCGCATTGACTCGAGCACAACACGGAATGTATATCATTGGAAATGGCGCATACATTATGAATAATTCTGAGTTATGGAACAAAATCGTCAACAACTTGAGAAGAAGCAATCTGATTGAATACAACCTTCCACTCAAATGTGTGGCTCACGGAAACATTGTTACAGTTAAGGATCCGCAAGATTTCGCTACGAAATCACCAGAAGGTGGATGTATGCAGAAATGCGACACCAAGAAGTTCTGTGGACACGTATGCGAGCGTCTATGCCATCCCAATATGGAAGAAGAACATCTCCAACGATGCCTTTACAATTgcgacaaaaaatgttcaaacccGCAGTTTCAACATCGATGTAAAAAGGCATGCTATGAAGAATGTGGAAGTTGCTTGTACTTGGTGGAGGTTACATTGGATTGTGGGCATAGAATTACAACTCCATGCAGTCGAATTAACAGTTCAAAATGCGATCAAAG ctgCACTAAGAAACTGCTATGTGGTCATGCCTGCGCAGCAAAATGTGGTGAAGAATGTACACTTGTATCGGAATGCAGTCAGTTAGTCGGAATGCCATTGAGCTGTGGACACATTAAGCAATTAACTTGTTCGAAAATAAGTGCAAATGAAATTGATTTGACGTGTGATCAGCGATGTGAAAAAACGATGTTGGCCTGCCCCCACAAATGTGCTGAAATTTGTGGTCAGCCATGTACTGTTGAATGCATGGAGGTAGTTAATGTAACATTGGGATGCTCTCATTCTCAAGATGTTGTCTGTTCGAGCTTCATGCCAGGAATGACGGATCACATCGAATGTTTG acgaaAGTTCCAAAGACGCTCTCGCCTTGTAAACATACGGAATTGGTTTTGTGTAAGCAGGCTCCATCAACAAAACTATGCACAAGAAGATGTACATCATATTTGGAGAAGTGTGGACACACGTGCGAGAATGATTGTGGAATTTGTTTCACGACCAAAACTCATATCTGTCAGAATATGTGCCAAAAAGTTCTCAACTGTGGTCACACGTGTTCGGCAAAATGTGGCGAGTCCTGCCCACCATGCAAAGCGTTCTGCACAAACAAATGTGAACATCAGAGTTGTGGTGCTGGAGAACGAGGATTCGGACGCGATTGCAGCAAACTATGTGCTTTATGTGTCAATAATTGCTCCAATAAGTGCGCACATCGTAGTTGTACTCTGAAGTGTTTCGAGGAATGCAACGTGAAGCCATGTACAGAACCGTGCACTGATAAACTCAAATGTGGACATGCATGTCTTGGTATTTGTGGTGAGCAATGTCCGAAAATCTGTGGCACGTGTGAACGAAACAAATACATTGAATGTGTTTCTGGCACCTCAAGTACATCACGAGTTCATCGTCTCATCATGATTCCGAAATGTTATCACGTTTTTCCTGTGGAAGTTCTTGATGATCAcgtcaaaaaacaaaaagaagctAATGAGAAGTTGAAATGTCCCAAGTGTTCGGCGTTCATTGTTGGAGTCTTGAGATATGCAAGATACACTAAGAAGTATTACTTGAATGAGAACATGAGAAAGCTTGAATCCAATATTCGGAACATCCATCAATCAACATTAGAAGGAAGAGTTTTTCAAGCTGTTCAGGATTCAATTGGAGAAATACGTAATGTGACGACTAATCTCACCAATGCTTCGGAGGACATTCTACGCAACttccatcaaaaaattctcgaCATTCGAACATCAGCGGAAACATTCAAAGGAAAGCCGGAGCACAAGTTCAAATTTGCATCCCTACTTCAAGTTGCAAACTGCTGCCTAGCTATCACCAGACTTTTGTCGGTTTCATCGAAGTTCCGAGTTTCCAGAAGAAAAGACATTCCACCAACATTCGATCTGATGTCAGTGAGAGTTTTAGGAGATATgccatttccaaaattgattGATGAGTTGAATCGAGTGAATATTCATCTATCGAATACTTACGAAACGTTCATGCCTGGTGCGATTATTCCAAAGCTGAAATGGCTTATTTCAAGAATGACTGTTCTGCAGCAG ctcACTTCTATGTGCCACCAATTGGTTTTGGAAAAGAAAGACATCGCGGATTCAGATGCTCATGCAATAAATGATGCATGCCTGAACATGTTCAGATACAACGAGCAACATAATTACGCGCTTAATATCG agaatttcgAGGCTATCGTCGTCAAAGTTGCCCCAAAACTGCTCGAACCTACTCCAAAGTTCTGGTCATGGAGAAGACTTCAAGTTCCAGAACTCTAg